TCCTGGACGGCGCCCGCGAGCCGCTTTTTCATCCCTCAGGGTCGGCCGCAGGACGGTGAAAGACTCAGGATGACACGCTCTTGTGCCACCGCGATTGGGAACGGCCCCACACTGGCTCCCTTCCCCCGCGCAGTTTGCGGGGGAAGGGCTGGGGATGGGGGGCACCGGCCGGAGCACCGAACCTGAAGTATCGAGCGCCCCTACCGGCTGGCGAACGCCTCCAGCTCCTCCCCGCTCATGAAGCCGATGCGCTTGGGCCCGCGCGGGCTTTCACGCTTGAGCTGCTCAGCGATCTCCTCGTACTCCTTTTCCATCTCCGGCGTCACCGACGCGCGGCTCTCCTTGAGAGCCGTCTCGAAGAACTTCATCGGCACGTCGGGCACATCCAGGTTCTCGCGCAGCGCGTGCAGCCCCGCGCGGCGCACCAGGTCTTCCAGGTCCGCGCCGGTGTAGCCCTGCGTGCGCTCCGCCAGCGTGTCCAGGTCCACGTCGTCCGCGATGGGCATCTCGCTGGTGTGGATGCCCAGGATCTTCCGCCGCCCCTCGCGGTCGGGGACGGGGATGTACACCAGCTCGTCGAAGCGGCCCGGGCGCAGCAGCGCGGGGTCCAGCAGCGTCGGACGGTTGGTGGCGCCGATCACCACGATGCCGTTGGCCTCCTCCAGCCCGTCCATCTCCGCCAGGATGGTGTTCACCACCCGTTCCGTCACCGCCGGCTCGCCCAGCCCGCCGCCGCCGCGCTGCGGGGCCAGCGAGTCGATCTCGTCGATGAAGATCACCGTGGGCGCCACCTGCCGGGCGCGCTGGAAGAGGCGAGACACCTGCTGCTCGCTTTCGCCGTACCACTTGCTCAGCAGGTCCGACGACTTGGCGGCGATGAAGTTGGCCTCCGACTCGCGCGCCACGGCCTTGGCGATCAGCGTCTTGCCCGTTCCCGGCGGCCCGTAGAGCAGAAAGCCGCGGGCCGGGCGAATCCCCAGGCGCCGGAACGCATCCGGGTGCTTCAGCGGCAGCTCCACTCCCTCACGCAGCTGCATCTGCGCCTGCTCCAGCCCGCCGATGTCCTCCCACCCCACGTCGGGCATCTGGATCATGATCTCGCGCACGGCGGAGGGCTGCACCCGCTTCTGCGCGCTGATGAAGTCGTTGCGGCAGACGATCAGCTGCTCCAGGATCTCCTGCGGGATCTCCTCGCGGTCCAGGTCGATGTTGGGCAGGTGGCGCCGCAGCGTTTCAATGGCCGCCTCGCGCGCCAGCGCCGACATGTCGGCTCCCACGAAGCCGTAGGTGATGCGGGCGATCTCGTCCAGGTCCACGTCGTCGTCGAGCGGCATGCCGCGCGTGTGGATGGACAGGATCTCGCGCCGCCCCGCCATGTCGGGCACCCCGATGACGATCTCGCGGTCGAAGCGCCCCGGCCGGCGCAGCGCCTCGTCCAGCGCGTTGGGCCGGTTGGTGGCGCCGATCACCACCACGTTCTGCCGCGGCTCCAGCCCGTCCATCAGCGTCAGCAGCTGGGCCACGATGCGGCGCTCCA
This sequence is a window from Longimicrobium sp.. Protein-coding genes within it:
- a CDS encoding CDC48 family AAA ATPase, with the translated sequence MPDQEQQEQPGKAIRVQVQGAKGQDVGKGVARLGRKTFDRLGVEEGAVVEITGKRTTAALALPPFPEDEGLDLIRLDGLQRANADAGIGDHVQVRKADMKAARRITIAPAQPNMRLMGSGDALRRTLFHRPVVTGDVISTSVYRRGGTRATDPNPLPEDILRTLLQQTTFGLQEVRLRVVATTPRGVVQVVEETEIELLPEYVEATERRSADVTYEDIGGQGATIEQVREMIELPLKHPELFQRLGIDPPKGVLLHGPPGTGKTLIARAVASEADAQFFHIAGPEIMGRYHGESEQRLRDVFEQAQKQAPSIVFIDEIDSIAPKREEATGEVERRIVAQLLTLMDGLEPRQNVVVIGATNRPNALDEALRRPGRFDREIVIGVPDMAGRREILSIHTRGMPLDDDVDLDEIARITYGFVGADMSALAREAAIETLRRHLPNIDLDREEIPQEILEQLIVCRNDFISAQKRVQPSAVREIMIQMPDVGWEDIGGLEQAQMQLREGVELPLKHPDAFRRLGIRPARGFLLYGPPGTGKTLIAKAVARESEANFIAAKSSDLLSKWYGESEQQVSRLFQRARQVAPTVIFIDEIDSLAPQRGGGGLGEPAVTERVVNTILAEMDGLEEANGIVVIGATNRPTLLDPALLRPGRFDELVYIPVPDREGRRKILGIHTSEMPIADDVDLDTLAERTQGYTGADLEDLVRRAGLHALRENLDVPDVPMKFFETALKESRASVTPEMEKEYEEIAEQLKRESPRGPKRIGFMSGEELEAFASR